Proteins from a single region of Platichthys flesus chromosome 16, fPlaFle2.1, whole genome shotgun sequence:
- the mrm2 gene encoding rRNA methyltransferase 2, mitochondrial isoform X1, with translation MLSVCLLRRSFHSSLRLMKQQKGRSAAEQRWMTRQLKDPYVKASHKLNFRCRSAFKLLEIDDKFRLLQPGDSVVDCGAAPGAWSQVVVQRVNSAGTDPELPCGTVIGIDLLNIPTLDGAQFLSSHDVTEASTHSKLQELLPRGRAHVILSDMAPNACGFREMDHERLIMMCLSLTDLAEKILQPGGSLLCKYWDGILAQRLQDKLLSVFGSVRTLKPNASRKDSAERYFLARMYRKPVK, from the exons ATGTTGAGCGTGTGTCTGCTGAGGAGAAGTTTCCACTCGAGTCTGAGGCTCATGAAGCAGCAGAAAGGTAGAAGCGCGGCCGAGCAGCGCTGGATGACCCGGCAGCTCAAAGACCCGTATGTCAAAGCCTCTCACAAGCTGAACTTCCGCTGCAGAAGCGCCTTCAAGCTGCTGGAGATAGACGACAAGTTCCGGCTGCTGCAGCCTGGAGACTCCGTGGTGGACTGCGGGGCTGCGCCCGGTGCCTGGAGCCAGGTGGTCGTCCAGAGGGTCAACTCAGCCGGGACAG ATCCAGAGTTACCTTGTGGTACCGTTATCGGTATTGACCTGCTCAACATACCTACTCTGGACGGTGCCCAATTCCTGTCCAGTCACGATGTCACGGAGGCCTCCACACACAGcaagctgcaggagctgctccCCAGGGGCCGAGCTCACGTCATCCTGAGCGACATGGCGCCAAACGCCTGTGGTTTCCGAGAGATGGACCACGAGAGACTCATCATGATGTGTTTGTCTCTGACAGACTTGGCTGAGAAGATCCTCCAGCCGGGGGGCTCTCTGCTTTGTAAATACTGGGACGGGATCCTCGCTCAGAGACTTCAAGACAAGCTCCTGAGTGTGTTCGGGAGCGTTCGGACTTTAAAGCCAAACGCCAGCAGGAAGGACTCGGCTGAGAGATATTTCCTCGCTAGGATGTACAGAAAGCCAGTGAAATGA